In Streptomyces sp. NBC_01408, one DNA window encodes the following:
- a CDS encoding SWF or SNF family helicase, translating to MSNRDRRQEKTFPALPPAPGRGFAATWWGHAWLRALEDSALDGEQVRQGRRYARAGAVGAVSVRPGGLTAVVRDRDGTAHRTDVLVQEFTEAQWDRLLGLAAAESGYIAALLDREVPPELAEDAAAAGVELLPGIGDLDPRCDCGEWDHCPHTAALCYQVARLLDQDAFVLLLLRGRGERELVDELEERSTAEASAPQEAVPAGVAAADVYAAWDAPSTRPTLPALPALPDAPGQPPTLDTEAEPELDVDAVEFLAQAAASEAYRLLAQALAPGHADRALPAPPSAAEDAVRLTAEADDFRVRSRLAAATGRNRAEMELAVLAWGFGGTGALAALEDDWTPDRATLARARAALAGAWADGAAPELRRVRARWTEAGSDRQLRLGREGRWWPYRREAGRWIPAGPSAPDPASALTALDPAEPLDPA from the coding sequence ATGAGCAACCGCGACCGCCGGCAGGAGAAGACCTTCCCGGCGCTCCCGCCCGCCCCCGGACGCGGTTTCGCGGCCACCTGGTGGGGCCACGCCTGGCTGCGTGCGCTGGAGGACAGCGCGCTCGACGGGGAGCAGGTCAGGCAGGGCCGCCGGTACGCGCGCGCGGGCGCCGTGGGCGCGGTGTCGGTGCGCCCGGGCGGGCTCACCGCGGTGGTGCGCGACCGGGACGGCACGGCGCACCGTACGGACGTGCTGGTGCAGGAGTTCACGGAGGCCCAGTGGGACCGGCTGCTGGGGCTGGCGGCCGCGGAGTCCGGGTACATCGCGGCGCTGCTGGACCGGGAGGTGCCGCCGGAGCTGGCCGAGGACGCGGCGGCAGCCGGGGTGGAGCTGCTGCCGGGCATCGGCGACCTCGACCCGCGCTGCGACTGCGGCGAGTGGGACCACTGCCCGCACACGGCCGCGCTCTGCTACCAGGTGGCGCGGCTGCTGGACCAGGACGCCTTCGTGCTGCTGCTCCTGCGCGGGCGGGGCGAGCGGGAGCTGGTGGACGAGCTGGAGGAGCGCAGTACGGCGGAGGCGTCCGCTCCGCAGGAGGCCGTGCCGGCGGGGGTCGCGGCGGCGGATGTGTACGCGGCGTGGGACGCGCCGTCGACGCGGCCGACGCTGCCCGCGCTGCCCGCGCTGCCGGACGCGCCCGGCCAGCCGCCGACGCTGGACACCGAGGCCGAGCCGGAACTGGACGTGGACGCGGTGGAGTTCCTGGCGCAGGCGGCCGCGTCCGAGGCGTACCGGCTGCTGGCGCAGGCCCTGGCTCCGGGCCACGCCGATCGCGCCCTTCCGGCCCCGCCGAGTGCTGCCGAGGACGCCGTACGGCTCACGGCCGAGGCCGACGACTTCCGGGTCCGCTCCCGCCTGGCGGCGGCTACCGGAAGGAACCGGGCCGAGATGGAACTGGCCGTACTGGCCTGGGGCTTCGGCGGGACCGGGGCCCTCGCGGCGCTGGAGGACGACTGGACGCCGGACCGGGCGACACTGGCCCGCGCCCGGGCGGCGCTCGCCGGGGCCTGGGCGGACGGGGCAGCGCCGGAGCTCCGCCGGGTCCGCGCCCGCTGGACTGAGGCGGGCTCCGACCGCCAGCTCCGGCTCGGCCGGGAGGGACGCTGGTGGCCGTACCGCCGCGAGGCGGGCCGGTGGATCCCGGCGGGCCCGTCGGCCCCGGACCCTGCGTCGGCCCTGACGGCGCTGGACCCGGCGGAGCCGCTGGATCCGGCGTAG
- a CDS encoding AlpA family transcriptional regulator, translated as MARPPALKLAEVLAEIRMSPSAFYRMRARGQAPRMTKLPNGELRCRRSDLDAWWDACEKDFDTWR; from the coding sequence ATGGCTCGACCGCCTGCCTTGAAGCTTGCGGAGGTTCTGGCGGAGATCCGCATGAGTCCGTCGGCGTTCTACCGTATGCGCGCGCGAGGGCAGGCGCCCCGGATGACCAAACTGCCAAACGGCGAACTCAGGTGCCGTCGTTCCGATCTGGATGCCTGGTGGGATGCTTGCGAGAAGGACTTTGACACTTGGCGCTGA
- a CDS encoding GNAT family N-acetyltransferase, translating into MLIDYWPLLGLRLTTPRLELRLPQSDELAALADLARDGVHDPSQMPFSSGWTDLPETERARAVVQHHWLRLGNWRPEDWSVNLAVFLGGRPVGMQAMAAKRFALVREVNTASWLGLSYQSQGIGTEMRAAVLHLAFAGLGAEEATTGAFADNAQSLAVSRKLGYVPDGIERRVVRGEVVILQRLRLPRGLWRPALAKGTAITGLVPCLPLFGLVAGEAADPS; encoded by the coding sequence GTGCTGATCGACTACTGGCCACTGCTCGGTCTGCGGCTGACGACGCCCCGCCTGGAGCTGCGCCTGCCGCAATCGGACGAGCTGGCAGCACTGGCCGATCTCGCACGCGACGGCGTTCACGACCCGTCCCAGATGCCGTTCAGCAGTGGCTGGACCGACCTGCCCGAGACCGAACGGGCTCGCGCCGTGGTCCAGCATCACTGGCTGCGGCTCGGAAACTGGAGGCCGGAGGACTGGTCCGTCAATCTGGCCGTCTTCCTCGGTGGCCGGCCTGTGGGCATGCAGGCCATGGCGGCCAAGCGCTTCGCGCTGGTGCGAGAGGTCAACACAGCTTCTTGGCTCGGGCTGTCGTATCAGAGTCAGGGCATAGGCACAGAGATGCGGGCTGCCGTGCTCCACCTGGCATTTGCCGGGCTGGGCGCCGAGGAGGCAACGACAGGGGCGTTCGCCGACAACGCGCAGTCTTTGGCCGTATCCCGCAAGCTCGGATATGTCCCGGACGGAATCGAACGGCGGGTGGTGCGCGGGGAGGTCGTGATCTTGCAGCGGCTTCGCCTCCCCCGGGGTCTATGGCGGCCAGCTCTCGCGAAAGGGACCGCGATCACGGGGCTGGTCCCGTGCCTGCCGCTGTTCGGATTGGTGGCCGGGGAGGCCGCAGACCCGTCCTGA
- a CDS encoding aldehyde dehydrogenase family protein produces MARYAAPGTEGALMSYASRYDHFIGGEYVEPARGQYFDNPSPVNGQTFTEVARGSAEDVERALDAAHAAAPAWGRTSVAERSGILLRIADRMEQNLEALAVAETWENGKPVRETLAADLPLAIDQFRYFAGALRAQEGALSQIDDDTVAYHFHEPLGVVGQIIPWNFPILMAVWKLAPALAAGNTVVLKPAEQTPASVHYWLSLVADLLPPGVVNIVNGFGEEAGKPLASSPRVAKIAFTGETATGRLIMQYAAEHLKPVTLELGGKSPNLFFDDIWSTDDDLRDKALEGFTMFALNQGEVCTSPSRALIERGRYGDFLDAAVARTELIVPGHPLDTDTMIGAQASEEQLRKVLSYVEIAQREGAKVLTGGRRQELDGELAGGFYVQPTIFEGDNRMRIFQEEIFGPVVSVTSFEDFEDAVRIANDTAYGLGAGVWTRDINTAYRAGRAIQAGRVWTNCYHAYPAHAAFGGYKQSGIGRETHKMMLEHYQQTKNLLVSYSPKRLGFF; encoded by the coding sequence ATGGCCCGTTACGCTGCGCCCGGTACCGAGGGGGCGCTCATGTCGTACGCGTCCCGCTACGACCACTTCATCGGCGGTGAGTACGTCGAGCCCGCCCGCGGCCAGTACTTCGACAACCCCTCCCCGGTCAACGGCCAGACCTTCACCGAGGTCGCGCGCGGCAGCGCCGAGGACGTCGAGCGGGCCCTTGACGCGGCCCACGCCGCCGCCCCCGCGTGGGGCAGGACCTCCGTCGCCGAGCGGTCGGGCATCCTGCTGCGCATCGCGGACCGGATGGAGCAGAACCTGGAGGCCCTCGCGGTCGCGGAGACCTGGGAGAACGGCAAGCCGGTACGGGAGACCCTGGCGGCCGACCTGCCGCTGGCCATCGACCAGTTCCGCTACTTCGCGGGCGCGCTGCGCGCCCAGGAGGGGGCGCTCAGCCAGATCGACGACGACACCGTCGCCTACCACTTCCACGAACCGCTGGGCGTGGTCGGCCAGATCATCCCGTGGAACTTCCCGATCCTGATGGCGGTGTGGAAGCTCGCCCCCGCGCTGGCGGCCGGGAACACGGTCGTCCTGAAGCCGGCCGAGCAGACCCCGGCCTCGGTGCACTACTGGCTGAGCCTGGTGGCTGACCTGCTGCCGCCGGGCGTGGTGAACATCGTCAACGGATTCGGGGAGGAGGCCGGCAAGCCGCTGGCCTCCAGCCCGCGCGTGGCGAAGATCGCCTTCACCGGGGAGACCGCCACAGGCCGCCTGATCATGCAGTACGCGGCCGAGCACCTGAAGCCGGTCACCCTGGAACTCGGCGGCAAGAGCCCGAACCTGTTCTTCGACGACATCTGGTCGACCGACGACGACCTGCGCGACAAGGCCCTGGAAGGCTTCACCATGTTCGCCCTCAACCAGGGCGAGGTGTGCACGAGCCCCTCGCGGGCACTGATCGAGCGGGGCCGCTACGGCGACTTCCTCGACGCGGCGGTGGCGCGCACCGAACTGATCGTGCCGGGGCATCCGCTGGACACGGACACGATGATCGGCGCCCAGGCCTCCGAGGAGCAGCTGCGCAAGGTCCTGTCGTACGTGGAGATCGCCCAGCGGGAGGGAGCGAAGGTCCTCACCGGCGGCCGCCGCCAGGAGCTGGACGGCGAACTGGCGGGCGGCTTCTACGTCCAGCCCACCATCTTCGAGGGTGACAACCGCATGCGGATCTTCCAGGAGGAGATCTTCGGTCCGGTGGTGTCCGTGACCTCGTTCGAGGACTTCGAGGACGCGGTCCGCATCGCGAACGACACGGCGTACGGCCTGGGCGCCGGCGTCTGGACCCGCGACATCAACACGGCATACCGCGCGGGCCGCGCGATCCAGGCGGGCCGCGTCTGGACGAACTGCTACCACGCCTACCCGGCACACGCCGCCTTCGGCGGCTACAAGCAGTCGGGCATCGGCCGCGAGACCCACAAGATGATGCTGGAGCACTACCAGCAGACGAAGAATCTCCTGGTCTCGTACTCGCCGAAGCGTCTCGGCTTCTTCTAG
- the valS gene encoding valine--tRNA ligase, which produces MTTASPRQGVPDKPTLDGLEAKWAPTWDEQGVYVFDRTAPRERVYSIDTPPPTVSGSLHVGHVFSYTQTDALARFHRMRGKAVFYPMGWDDNGLPTERRVQNYFGVRCDPSLPYDPDFTPPSSPGKQQIPVSRRNFIELCERLTVEDEKVFESLWRRLGLSVDWNHTYQTIDSRARAISQRAFLANLARGEAYQAEAPTLWDVTFQTAVAQAELEDRERPSAYHHLLFRSDAGAALEIATTRPELLPACVAVVAHPDDERYQKLFGTTVRTPVFGVDVPVVAHRLADPEKGTGAAMICTFGDTTDVVWWRELDLPTRSVIGRDGRFVREAPAALESEAAKTAYAQLAGATPHTARERLVEMVRAEGSLVGDPRPFNHMVKFYEKGDKPLEIVTSRQWYLRNGGRDVELRQKLLERGHELNWHPDHMRNRYQSWVEGLAGDWLISRQRYFGVPVPVWYQLDADGIPTDELIVPSRESLPVDPSSDTPPGFTPDQRDVPGGFTGDPDVMDTWATSSLTPQIAGGWGHDDDLFQRVFPMDLRPQAHEIIRTWLFSTVARAELEHDALPWAHAAISGWILDPDRKKMSKSKGNVVTPLDLLDQHGSDAVRYWAVSARPGTDTAFEIGQMKIGRRLAIKILNVSKFVLGLGAAERRSAVTNPLDQALLARLADVVDEATAQLEGYDYARALETIERCFWAFCDDYVELVKTRAYGGGGEEAAASAQATLSTALSVLLRLLAPFVPFATEEAWSWWQPGSVHRAPWPSGTELREQSLKGDPQLLDVAADAIAAIRKAKSAAQVSMRAEVARVTARGPAPLVATLRQVSGDVQSAGNIGDVELEVAESELLTYEITM; this is translated from the coding sequence ATGACGACCGCATCTCCTCGCCAGGGCGTACCCGACAAGCCCACACTCGACGGCCTTGAGGCCAAATGGGCTCCGACCTGGGACGAGCAGGGCGTATACGTATTCGACCGCACCGCGCCACGGGAGCGGGTGTACTCGATTGACACGCCGCCGCCCACCGTGAGCGGCTCCCTCCATGTCGGACACGTGTTCTCATACACCCAGACGGATGCACTCGCCCGCTTCCACCGGATGCGCGGCAAGGCCGTCTTCTACCCGATGGGCTGGGACGACAACGGCCTGCCTACCGAACGTAGGGTGCAGAACTACTTCGGCGTCCGGTGTGACCCCTCGCTGCCGTACGACCCGGACTTCACTCCCCCCTCGTCCCCGGGCAAGCAGCAGATCCCCGTGTCCCGCCGCAACTTCATCGAGCTGTGCGAGCGGCTCACGGTGGAGGACGAGAAGGTCTTCGAGAGCCTGTGGCGCCGGCTGGGGCTGTCCGTCGACTGGAACCACACCTACCAGACCATCGACAGCCGGGCCCGCGCCATCTCGCAGCGAGCCTTCCTGGCCAACCTCGCCCGGGGCGAGGCGTACCAGGCCGAGGCCCCGACGCTGTGGGACGTGACGTTCCAGACCGCTGTAGCCCAGGCCGAGCTGGAGGACCGCGAGCGGCCCAGCGCCTACCACCACCTGCTGTTCCGGTCGGATGCGGGGGCGGCGCTGGAGATCGCCACCACGCGGCCCGAGCTGCTGCCCGCGTGCGTGGCCGTCGTGGCGCACCCGGACGACGAGCGCTATCAGAAGCTCTTCGGTACCACCGTGCGCACTCCGGTCTTCGGCGTCGACGTGCCGGTGGTGGCTCACCGCCTGGCCGACCCCGAGAAGGGCACCGGGGCGGCCATGATCTGTACGTTCGGCGATACCACCGACGTGGTGTGGTGGCGCGAGCTCGACCTTCCCACCCGCTCGGTGATCGGACGCGACGGCCGCTTCGTGCGCGAAGCGCCGGCCGCGCTGGAGTCCGAGGCCGCGAAGACGGCGTACGCGCAGCTCGCCGGCGCGACCCCGCACACCGCCCGGGAGCGCCTGGTGGAGATGGTGCGCGCGGAGGGCAGTCTGGTCGGTGATCCGCGGCCCTTCAACCACATGGTCAAGTTCTACGAGAAGGGCGACAAGCCGCTCGAGATCGTCACCAGCCGCCAGTGGTACCTGCGCAACGGCGGACGAGACGTGGAGCTCCGGCAGAAGCTGCTGGAGCGCGGCCATGAGCTGAACTGGCACCCCGACCACATGCGCAACCGGTACCAGTCCTGGGTGGAGGGACTTGCCGGGGACTGGTTGATCAGCCGTCAGCGCTACTTCGGCGTACCGGTACCGGTGTGGTACCAGCTGGACGCCGACGGCATCCCCACCGACGAACTGATCGTTCCCTCGCGGGAGTCGCTGCCCGTAGACCCCAGCAGCGACACCCCGCCCGGCTTCACCCCGGACCAGCGGGACGTCCCGGGCGGCTTCACCGGAGACCCGGACGTGATGGACACCTGGGCGACGTCCTCGCTGACACCGCAGATCGCCGGCGGCTGGGGCCACGACGACGACCTCTTCCAGCGCGTCTTCCCGATGGACCTGCGTCCGCAGGCCCACGAGATCATCCGCACCTGGCTGTTCTCCACCGTCGCCCGCGCCGAGCTGGAGCACGACGCGCTCCCCTGGGCCCATGCCGCAATCAGTGGCTGGATCCTCGACCCCGACCGCAAGAAGATGTCCAAGTCGAAGGGCAACGTCGTCACCCCGCTGGACCTTCTGGACCAGCACGGGTCGGACGCAGTGCGGTACTGGGCCGTATCAGCCCGGCCGGGAACGGACACCGCCTTCGAAATCGGCCAGATGAAGATCGGCCGACGTCTCGCTATCAAGATCCTCAATGTGTCGAAGTTCGTGCTCGGTCTGGGTGCGGCCGAGCGGCGGTCCGCCGTGACCAACCCGCTCGACCAGGCGCTCCTCGCGCGACTCGCGGACGTCGTGGACGAGGCGACGGCCCAGCTGGAGGGGTACGACTACGCCCGCGCACTGGAGACCATCGAGCGGTGCTTCTGGGCGTTCTGCGACGACTACGTCGAGCTGGTGAAGACGCGTGCCTACGGCGGCGGAGGCGAGGAGGCTGCCGCGTCTGCTCAGGCCACGCTGTCGACTGCCCTCTCCGTGTTGTTGCGGCTCCTCGCTCCCTTCGTTCCGTTCGCCACCGAGGAGGCGTGGAGCTGGTGGCAGCCGGGCTCCGTGCACCGGGCGCCGTGGCCCAGCGGAACGGAGCTGCGGGAGCAGTCCCTCAAGGGGGATCCCCAGCTCCTGGACGTCGCCGCAGACGCCATCGCCGCCATCCGGAAGGCCAAGAGCGCAGCCCAAGTCTCCATGCGGGCCGAGGTCGCCCGAGTCACGGCGCGCGGGCCGGCTCCGCTGGTTGCGACACTTCGCCAGGTGAGCGGGGACGTGCAGTCCGCGGGAAACATCGGCGACGTGGAACTCGAAGTGGCTGAGAGTGAACTCCTCACCTACGAGATCACCATGTAG
- a CDS encoding SAM-dependent methyltransferase, with protein MAQSLEIEPIGIVVGGRTEPTDDHWGGPAIIRLNPDFPADVVKGLEEFSHLVVVWHFHKASPTDVALHARSPRNNPDWPPTGTFVHRNHRRPNQLAQSFPRLVKVEGLDLHVVDLDAIDGTPIYDVAPYFREMGPRGEVREPSWPAEMLVDYWE; from the coding sequence ATGGCACAGTCGCTGGAAATCGAACCGATCGGCATTGTCGTCGGAGGCCGGACCGAGCCCACGGACGATCACTGGGGTGGTCCCGCGATCATCCGGCTGAACCCCGACTTCCCGGCGGACGTCGTCAAAGGCCTGGAGGAATTCTCACATCTTGTGGTGGTGTGGCACTTCCACAAGGCATCCCCGACCGACGTCGCCCTCCACGCGCGAAGCCCCCGTAACAACCCGGACTGGCCGCCCACCGGAACCTTCGTCCACCGCAACCACCGTCGACCGAACCAGCTCGCGCAGTCCTTCCCGCGACTCGTGAAGGTCGAGGGCCTGGACCTTCACGTCGTAGACCTCGACGCGATTGACGGCACACCCATCTACGATGTCGCGCCCTACTTCCGAGAGATGGGACCGCGCGGGGAGGTACGGGAGCCGAGCTGGCCGGCCGAGATGCTCGTGGACTACTGGGAATGA
- a CDS encoding patatin-like phospholipase family protein, whose product MTRPVRVLSIDGGGVRGYLPALLLAEIERRASVPAAKLFDLVVGTSTGGIIGIGLAAGLSAQSLADFYPTYGRRIFGGTEEPAWKTRLLGSGGTFSERMGGAARRIGSPFGGNPAYGGNARHRPDGLEGVLRDVLGDVRLSQAAMDLAITSFDGLVAMPVVFSRRDALADANCDLPLRDVARATSAAPTYFPPLETDWAGRRCLFVDGGVWANNPSGVAVSESLILTSEKNLTGQSVFLVSLGTGMAPAGAAFEGTNSWIGSAGDIVKTATSVVAGELLASRAVPVQNYRRLQVVDNRVAGAMDDPSSQRLGVLKAAADDLIRSKNADLDEIVARLAV is encoded by the coding sequence GTGACTAGACCGGTTCGAGTCCTGTCCATCGACGGTGGTGGCGTGCGCGGGTATCTTCCGGCATTACTTCTGGCGGAGATCGAGCGGCGCGCTTCCGTGCCCGCCGCGAAGCTCTTCGATCTCGTCGTCGGAACGTCAACTGGCGGCATCATCGGCATTGGATTGGCAGCAGGGCTGAGCGCGCAGAGTCTGGCCGACTTCTATCCGACATACGGTCGTCGCATCTTTGGCGGCACCGAGGAGCCAGCGTGGAAGACCCGCCTCCTAGGCTCCGGAGGCACTTTCAGCGAGCGCATGGGAGGCGCAGCTCGGCGGATAGGCAGTCCGTTCGGTGGAAACCCCGCATACGGCGGGAATGCGCGACACCGTCCTGACGGACTCGAAGGAGTCCTCCGCGATGTCCTGGGGGATGTGAGGCTTTCGCAAGCAGCGATGGACCTCGCAATCACTAGTTTCGACGGACTTGTTGCTATGCCAGTCGTGTTCAGCCGCCGCGACGCACTCGCCGACGCGAATTGTGATCTGCCGCTACGCGACGTCGCCCGCGCAACGTCCGCCGCGCCGACTTACTTCCCGCCTCTCGAGACCGACTGGGCAGGAAGGAGGTGCCTTTTCGTCGACGGCGGCGTGTGGGCAAACAACCCGTCCGGCGTTGCTGTCTCAGAATCACTCATTCTGACCAGCGAAAAGAATCTGACCGGCCAGTCTGTATTCCTCGTCTCCCTCGGCACCGGCATGGCGCCAGCGGGTGCGGCCTTCGAAGGCACCAACTCGTGGATCGGATCGGCCGGCGACATCGTGAAAACCGCCACGAGCGTAGTCGCAGGCGAACTGCTCGCTAGCCGGGCAGTCCCGGTACAGAACTATCGACGACTGCAGGTCGTCGACAATCGCGTCGCGGGCGCAATGGACGATCCGTCAAGCCAGCGACTGGGGGTGCTCAAAGCAGCGGCGGACGATCTCATCCGCAGCAAGAACGCGGACCTAGACGAGATCGTAGCCCGCCTTGCGGTTTGA
- a CDS encoding class I SAM-dependent methyltransferase, producing the protein MTTIDPRIAGFYTEYDEASRLHSTATGRLEFERTQELLRRYLPPAPARVLDVGGGPGTHAAWLTEEGYEVLLLDPVPKHVEQARERAPRCVAQLGDARDLDVAAGTFDAVLLLGPLYHLAERADRLAALREARRVAVPGGVVAAAGISRYSLVQDYTVSAGLSPELLAGARSRR; encoded by the coding sequence ATGACGACCATTGACCCACGGATCGCGGGCTTCTACACGGAGTACGACGAGGCGTCCCGGCTGCATTCCACAGCCACGGGCCGTCTGGAGTTCGAGCGGACCCAGGAGCTGTTACGTCGCTACCTGCCTCCAGCACCAGCTCGGGTGCTGGACGTGGGCGGTGGTCCGGGTACGCATGCCGCTTGGCTCACTGAAGAGGGATACGAGGTGCTCCTCCTGGACCCCGTGCCAAAGCACGTGGAGCAGGCACGTGAGCGCGCGCCGCGATGTGTTGCTCAGCTGGGGGATGCCCGCGACCTGGACGTGGCGGCCGGCACCTTCGACGCGGTGCTGCTGCTGGGCCCGCTGTACCACCTGGCGGAGCGCGCAGACCGGCTCGCGGCGCTGAGGGAGGCCCGCCGGGTCGCAGTACCAGGCGGCGTGGTGGCGGCCGCGGGCATCTCCCGATACTCCCTGGTGCAGGACTACACCGTGAGCGCCGGCCTGTCCCCGGAGCTGCTCGCCGGCGCGAGGTCACGGAGGTAG
- a CDS encoding integrase — MGLAKRPYDLRHAGISFRLHSGVDPAECARRAGHTIHVLFKHYAKFLDGVQEQANRLIEQSMEEWNRVSRGAGPAR; from the coding sequence ATGGGTCTGGCCAAGCGGCCCTACGACCTCCGGCATGCCGGGATCTCGTTCCGGCTGCACTCCGGGGTTGACCCCGCCGAGTGTGCACGGCGGGCCGGGCACACCATCCATGTCCTGTTCAAGCACTACGCCAAATTCCTGGACGGTGTGCAGGAGCAGGCCAACCGTCTCATCGAGCAATCGATGGAGGAGTGGAACCGCGTCAGCCGGGGCGCGGGACCTGCGAGGTGA
- a CDS encoding cupin domain-containing protein, with the protein MSSISDARAGDQRSNCRIPRVTPFTKLFISAGTTSVTGWHSDRQDVIALMLWGSKRFQLGGWDTPEGGPASSIVLDEVLKPGDCLLFPEGHPHQAIPLGDDSGLLSIALLRHHNWISRDQVPTHLGVSEFPPSEVTYRRLLRSRLPLAAELPYLADSTQLRTRIPGGAELLGSTPDGQVAFAAAGGVFAASPDTTALLAAVHTSFPVTLGEVSLSGDREAAAQQTRSLAEMGLVITTP; encoded by the coding sequence ATGTCGTCCATCAGCGACGCCAGGGCTGGCGACCAGCGGTCGAACTGCCGAATCCCGAGGGTGACTCCGTTCACCAAGCTGTTCATCTCTGCCGGCACTACCAGCGTCACCGGCTGGCACTCGGACCGCCAGGACGTCATCGCTCTGATGCTCTGGGGCAGCAAACGCTTCCAGCTGGGCGGCTGGGACACCCCTGAAGGAGGCCCGGCTTCCAGCATCGTCCTCGATGAGGTGCTCAAGCCCGGGGACTGCCTGCTCTTCCCTGAGGGCCACCCCCACCAGGCAATCCCGCTCGGCGACGACAGCGGGCTCCTCTCGATCGCCCTCCTCCGGCATCACAACTGGATCTCCCGGGACCAGGTGCCCACCCATCTCGGTGTTTCCGAGTTTCCGCCGAGCGAGGTCACCTACCGTCGGCTACTCCGCTCAAGGCTGCCGCTCGCCGCGGAGTTGCCGTACCTCGCCGACAGCACGCAACTCCGCACGCGGATACCGGGAGGCGCCGAGCTTCTCGGCTCCACCCCCGACGGGCAAGTCGCGTTTGCCGCGGCGGGCGGCGTCTTCGCCGCGAGCCCGGACACCACGGCCCTGCTCGCCGCTGTGCACACATCGTTCCCGGTCACGCTGGGCGAGGTGTCCCTGTCCGGGGACCGTGAGGCAGCGGCCCAACAGACTCGCTCCCTCGCCGAGATGGGGCTGGTGATCACCACGCCGTAG
- a CDS encoding GAF domain-containing protein: MDDPAVALPGGADPAARTRELRRAHAVFTRDGRVEAPVRAVIARSWRRCARARVSPECAPRVELTEAELRGYREEHPLARVMPLFRDLVGAFAAQGAHLLAVCDARGSLLWVEGEPGTLRRAERLGFVPGAHWAETAMGTNAPGTAVAVGEPVQVFGAEHFSRRVHPWTCAAAPVRDPRTGRLLGAVDITGGDGLAHPHSLAFVQAVARAAEAQLALLDPAPAPPIPQPASPTAPRDTLAALGQDEALLIGGGRVTRLGRRHSEIMALLAHHPQGLSGEELAIDLYEDESVSPVTLRAEVSRLRGLLGPGAPLSRPYRTAGPLEADFTVLTRQLASGAVSAALARYPGPLLPASTAPGIVRLRRRIEDQARAAVIARADAGLLTDWVCSPWGADDPEAWGALAAALPPEGRSAALARVHALDRELGTYRDDSAERPGGPRPLATYPQPVRS, encoded by the coding sequence ATGGACGATCCTGCGGTGGCGCTGCCGGGCGGCGCGGATCCCGCCGCGCGCACGCGCGAACTGCGGCGGGCCCACGCCGTGTTCACCCGGGACGGGCGCGTCGAGGCCCCCGTCCGGGCGGTCATCGCGAGGTCCTGGCGGCGGTGCGCCCGGGCCAGGGTCAGCCCGGAGTGCGCCCCTCGGGTGGAGCTGACGGAGGCGGAGCTGCGGGGCTACCGGGAGGAGCACCCGCTGGCCCGGGTGATGCCGCTGTTCCGGGACCTCGTCGGGGCCTTCGCCGCGCAGGGCGCGCACCTGCTGGCGGTGTGCGACGCGCGGGGCAGCCTGCTCTGGGTGGAGGGCGAACCGGGCACGCTGCGGCGGGCGGAGCGGCTCGGCTTCGTGCCGGGGGCGCACTGGGCGGAGACGGCGATGGGCACCAACGCGCCCGGCACGGCGGTCGCGGTCGGCGAACCCGTGCAGGTCTTCGGAGCCGAGCACTTCAGCCGCCGGGTGCACCCGTGGACCTGTGCGGCGGCCCCGGTGCGCGACCCCCGGACGGGGCGGCTGCTGGGCGCGGTGGACATCACCGGCGGCGACGGCCTCGCCCACCCGCACTCCCTCGCCTTCGTCCAGGCGGTGGCCCGGGCGGCGGAGGCCCAGCTGGCCCTGCTCGACCCGGCCCCTGCCCCGCCGATACCGCAGCCGGCGTCCCCGACGGCGCCGCGGGACACGCTCGCGGCCCTCGGCCAGGACGAGGCGCTGCTGATCGGCGGTGGCCGGGTGACCCGGCTGGGCCGGCGGCACAGCGAGATCATGGCGCTGCTCGCGCACCATCCGCAGGGATTGTCGGGCGAGGAGCTCGCGATCGACCTGTACGAGGACGAGTCGGTCTCACCGGTCACCCTGCGCGCCGAAGTATCGCGGCTGCGCGGGCTGTTGGGACCCGGGGCTCCGCTCTCGCGCCCGTACCGTACGGCCGGTCCGCTGGAGGCGGACTTCACCGTCCTGACCCGGCAACTGGCCTCGGGCGCCGTCTCCGCGGCCCTCGCCCGCTACCCGGGCCCGCTGCTGCCCGCCTCCACCGCCCCCGGCATCGTCCGGCTGCGCCGCCGGATCGAGGACCAGGCACGGGCGGCCGTGATCGCCCGGGCGGACGCCGGGCTGCTGACCGACTGGGTGTGCAGCCCGTGGGGCGCGGACGACCCGGAGGCGTGGGGCGCCCTGGCGGCCGCGCTGCCGCCGGAGGGCCGCTCGGCCGCGCTGGCCCGCGTACACGCCCTGGACCGCGAACTGGGCACCTACCGCGACGACTCGGCGGAGCGGCCGGGTGGCCCGAGGCCGCTTGCAACGTATCCGCAACCTGTCCGCTCCTAA